From the Populus nigra chromosome 13, ddPopNigr1.1, whole genome shotgun sequence genome, the window TGTTCTTTCTTACCCAAGCTGTTCTTGTTGTTATGCATCCAAACTTTCAACACACCTCTGTCAACCCCAACTTCATTGCAAAACTCTTGAACCAAATCTTCATCTCTTTTTTGCATCTTCCATCCAACCCTCTCTGCAAACTGATACATTCTCTCTTTCTGGCTCTGGCTGAACTTTGTCCTAAATCGCTTACGCGGCGAAGAACCAACTGGAGGAGGAACATTTATATTCGCATTCTCATTCAAACCCGATACGCCACCAGAGAGTGCTAGCAACATGTGAGGAGCTGAAGGGTAGTAAGAGGATGAGATCGGAGGAGGAGAAGCTGAGTTGGGGCTTCCATTGTGCAGGGGTTGAGCTTGTGGTGGTGGGAGTGGGTGGTGACGGTGATGAGATTGGTACTGAATGGTTGTTGTAGTGGCGGTGTGAGGAGGGGAATCTTCAGGTTCACGACGGTGGAAATTACGATGGCAGCCACAAGCAGCACATTTTAAAGAAGTAGGGTTTGTGTGAGTGGCTGTCGGAGAAGGCATGAATTCTCCACAGCCATCTAGAGCATGGCCACCTTTGGTCGCGGCGTGGTTCTTGAGGCATTCTTTGTAGGCTATGACTATTGGAGATGGTgaaaagtggtggtggtggtggtgtggaGAGTGGCGTTTGAGGACACCGTTGGTGAAAGACAAAGGCTTTGTGTCATGGATCCGGGCTGGTGTTTCAGTGTATGCTTCTGGGGATTTTGGAGTTGGATTGTTTGTGTTATTGTTGTTGGTGGgggtggttgttgttgttgtcatgTCCATGGCTCAAACATTtaagtgttaaaaaataaatgaaaataatttgtgaAGATGTGAAGGGGGTTtataaagatttgtttttttttttttttggtggtggCGTTAGGGGAAATTATTGATGGGATTGTTTTTTAGTAGGGAAGGGGTTATGGAGATTTTGGGGAGAAAGGGAGCTAAAGCAAAGGacgacgatgatgatgatgaggaggaggaggaggagcaatgactgttgataaataaaaatctggGTTTTGTGGTTGTGCTTCTTAACCTTAACCCACTTGTGTTTTTAACCCTAGTTCTAATCTATGGTTATGTCTTTGACCCCACTTGAGGTTTAGACGCTGTGTGTAATAAATAAGCCTACTGATTGCCCCTAGCTAGTAAGTAGTATATAGTGGAATTTATACCTGGCTCCTAtgtctgtttttttctttatatatatatatattaagagaaGATGTgcaataacttttatttttatatattttttaaaaatatatttactttaaaaatattaaattaattttttaaatattttttataattttaatatattaacataaaaaattttaaaaaaataatttaattttttcaagtaaaaagtaaaaatcacTGTACATTACAATATCAGCGTGCACATGTTTGATTTGACTTGGCTTTTATGGTTAATAATTCGTTTCTCCGAGTTAAttggctttatttttatttattcttttttttgaagGGTCTGTCTTAATTTGTAGTTGGgaatattataaaatcatgGGGTTTTTTTTGAGTGGTAAACACTTCaaaatcatagaagaagaacctgtATTTCTGGCTTTCCGTAACCCATCTTATCAACTTGCAATGACTATGGCCTGGACCTCTTTCACAAATTgagtctttttttatatttcgaTACTGCCACCCACAACTTTCAAATTTCTAATTCACAATACTACCCttcattccttttcctttttttttcttttcttttcttttcttttccatgtgCAAACGCGCAACGACTCTCCAATTTTGCATTGTTCTAAAAgtgtccttttttttcttccaacatcgttaaaacatgtttgaaaataaCTGCAAGTATTTATTCtggattataataataaaattctaattttatctttgaaaaaaaaaaacaaatgaattgattttaaaaggtaaaagaattttttatgaggttaatttatctttctttatttatttatgaaaacacagtctttttcaatttttttgtaatagttAAATTATTGTCGtacttttaaaagttaaaaaaaatcttggatcTAGGAGCTTTATAGGAATTTCATTTTACTATAAACAATGTAATGACTTAATTGTCTttaccataaaaacaaatatagcctTAACTTCAGGGGCTTAGTAGtaatttcatgttattttctaatattatccTAGagtcactttaaaatttttcttcttaaattaaaaaaaaaattatttggctcTTATCGTTGTGCCCCTGCCAATATAGGTttacttgagttattttttttaattctatatttttttcacttttagcTTTAGTATTTGATTCGTTATAATTGAGctttctaatatatattttttgtatgaattttatgattttatcactATCTCATATCTCATATCATGTGTTTCGCAAATGAATCTTAGTTGGCCTagatcaatctaatatattgatgtctcaatatttttttaagaaaaatatgttgCTGAACATGTcaccatttaaatattttaaaagtgttttggcCAATATCCATCAGATTTTTTAACTCCTTACATTACAATTTTTTAAGGTTGGAAAAAATATCCAACCCATTGCGTAGCACGGGCCAAAATACTAGTTGTGTCTAAAAAGGTTTGGTTTGGATAATGATCAAATTTCTATTAGGGTAAACCACTCAACTTACGGGCTTTTTATTGCGGGTGAAATCGAAAGTTAATTTGCAATGTAAAAAAGAATGTGCAGGtaatgatacttttttttttaaatcaattaatatttgaaatgtgaaatgaaaattcaatgcaagtgtttaataaaataaattgataattatatatagattaacaTATTTGATCTCGTGTCATGTGCATCTGTTTTATTGTTCACGTTTAATTACatgtcaatgtttttttaatcaaaataataatttatattttattcaaataaaaagaaaaaatgtgttTCTCCAATCTAcactatattttcatattaatgcttctcttaattgttttaacaaaaacaagttttaagttACAAACTttgttttctaaacaaaaattcatgatcttaaaagaaaaattaaaataaagtctTGGTATTTTGTAtatgattgaagaaaaaaaagtttataaatgtgataaaattatatccaaaatatataaaagattccaagaaacataaattttatgttaattgaGTATTCATGAGCTATTGTTTTcatattacacacacacacacatatatagatttatatatatatatatattaacattctCATAAAAACCTATATTCTTATTTGataaatatgaaagaaattgaaatgtaatgttaaaaaaatttatagtgaatttatatatgaataaaaaattaaatttaaaaataaataaataaataaagagacaAGAATATGATGTTTGGCCCAACAAATAAAGAGTTGGACATGCATCAGCCTATGAGATCAGCCCATATGgctaaccatttttttttaaagggtagACAAAAAAGCAAATGATGTGTTGTCTACATGCTAAATTTCAACCACCTAAGAGGTGGTCAAAGAATCAAGCTGTGTTTTTGcttcaaaaatctattttttaatctattttgaataaaaaaaacacctaataaacattattaacaCCTCAACAAAATCAATCTCTTAGCTCAAAACACCTCTAATTtgtctaaaaacacaaaatcaatttatacccctgattataaaattttatgatgttaataaaaatattgaaaattaaacttgatgaaaaaatatgttaatttgaaatttagaacagaaggaaaataaataattgagaagagattttttattaaataaacttttagGTACAATGATTTAAAATAGAACGAGACGGGTTTTCAAttagatgaaaaaatataatacaggCATGATTGCATTGTAACAATTAATGGGGATTAGAAGAAATATAAATAGTGTGGCTTCATGTAGAAGCCACACTTAACCGAAACTTGAGAGAAATGAAGGAGGGGAGAAtttctttaaatgtttttcacaTTTTCACGAGTGAAACACTAAAAAGAGTAGGGACTTAGGGGTTTAAAGGGagttttaagatatttaaacaAGAAGTCTGaagattttgttgaatttaaagGTTGAAATGTAGGGGTTTAAAGGGTTGAAAGAAGAAGTAGTGACTTGAGAAAGAAActtggttttcttttaaaattttaccttTATTAGTTGTCATTAGGAGGTATGAAGTTCTATTCTCATGTTTGAACAAAActtatcttattttttcaaacttgagCATGAATGTTTATATTATTGAACCTAGGGTTTTGTATGTTAGAATGTTTTAGCTTATAATCATGTTCTTGGACTTGTAAAAAGATTGGGCTAAGTGATAATTATGGAAAATTAGGAAGAACTAATGTCATCCCTTCAATGTGAAAGTTTTGGCCTAGGCTTGAAATAGGGAATGAATTAAATTGGTTTAATTGTTATGTAATTTGGGTTGAATTGTGTTAGGATATGTATAAATGAATGGGTAAGAAGCTAACATTACAAAAACATTTGGAGAGAAACTCATGACCTTATTTAAGGCCAAATATTACTTAGGTGAATAAAGGAAAAATTTTAACTAGTTGACTTAATTACCATGATAATTGTGTTGAATTGCGTCTATATGAAGtatcaaagtgtaaaaaaaaaaaaagagaaagaaaaagaaagaagagggcATAAGGGATCAgtcataataaaagaaattagggATTCGCTAGAGctaaaactgaatttttaaagtttgtaAGACATCAAtgagaataattatataattaatttgtgaaAACATGGAACGAACAGTGGATTGATGAAGTTGAGATGAAATCATAAATGtagtataaatatgaaaatgtaATAAAAGCAAATATGGATATGGGTAAATTAATGGATGGTTAAAAGTGGAAACATTAAAGAATTTAGCATTTGTTATGAATGAAATGTGTATAGTATGTtaagtaaagaaaacaaatctaaaaggGTAGAAAACTTACTTGATTGAAACTTGTATTCAATGAAGTGttagtttgaaattttaattaaattaggtgTTGATGATCAGATGCTTGTTGGTATAAAATAGATCATAAGATCCATCTAACAATAGAAAACCATTGCTTAAGCACATACACCAATTAGGTGCTTTACACCTCTACCCGTTATTAAATATAGAAAACTTAAGGATATAAGCATTTGTAGTCTTCTTTACCTGTgttcttcatatatatatatatagaacaatGGAAAAGAGGTGACTTTAACTCGTGCCTTAAATAATACTAGTGATATCAGTTTATCTGACGACTAGGGAATATATTTGACTAATACCTTGGGTGGTGCTAGTAACGTCAATTTGTTTGACGACCAGGTGTTTATTGACTAGTACCTTGGGGTGGTGTTAGTGGTGTTCGTTTCTTTGACGACTAGGTTTTTATTGACTAGTACCTTGGGTGGTGCTATTAGCATCAATTTTTCTGATAACCAAATTTTTATTGACTAGTTATCTTGAGGGGTACTAGTGATATCAATAAGATTGATaaccattaataataaataacttatgaataaactcaaaaaatagtTTGAACAGTTAATGAtatgcataaaataaatttaaaagaaacacATAACTAAGGTAACCTTTCCTTAGAAATGATACGGTAATGATGATTTTTATCTTTCCTTAAGCATAATCAATCCCTTACTTAGATCTTTGGAACCAATgtatattttaggatttttagtCTACTTACAAAACTAAATGGtaatatcatttttcatattCCTTTTAATTTCGATGGTCTCATTTATGTTGAGTGTGATAACAATCACTATAACAATAACTTAGATTTAAATCTCAAATATAAGGTTTTTGgtttatgaatttgattttttatttagttttagaaAGTAATTACTAACGAGTTGGAGCTTTGTATTTTCGATCTCATGCTTAGAGCTTTATATTTTGGCTAATTAATTTaggaaattaaatattgaaaatatagtAATTGGAATTTctatttatctttctttaatGATTTTGTATTGTAATTTTCGATGTAGATTAATGATGTGAATTTTTCACAAGGagaaaacagaagaagatgTTAGAATGATTCATTAAAGATTGCAGGGATATGAATACCATATATAGAAGATACTAGTCAGCTCTACACCTTGTTTCTAGCCCAAATATTAGTATGTAATTAAGACTTGGATACCATCATATACTCTTTATAAATAAGAATTATGCATAATTAGAATGGCGTGTGCAACTATCATGACAACATGTGGAGAGTCTTTATTGTCTTATGATGGCACATGAGGTGGCTTGCAGTAGCTAAACACTAACTTTCGAAGTGGCACTGTAATTGTCTTCGCGGCCTCTCCCTCCCTAGGTGGCACATATGGCTTACTAACTTTCGATTTGGTATCAGTggtctttttttcctttattttctatCTCCTCCTAAATTTAAACACTTGATTAAATTTCCAAGGcaaccctttaatttatttttccttctaatttgACCTTTGCTctttttatggttattttttttaattttaaattatttataaaattgaaatttttttcaatttcatcatctttcaattctttttcacctatcaaatttgatcctcattcttttgattgctgtattttttactttggtaaattttttaaattaatattttttttcaatttcatcattcaatattaaattatttaggaATTGAGTTGTAAGGCCCAACCCAATCCCCCTAGTAGAATATTATCTGTTATGGTTCAGCCCAACCCCGCTTCCAcgcctcacggttttgttccttACAACCCACAGGCTCCAAAACGCATCCTACAAGGTTAGGTGCCAACTGTCTTAATATACCTTGACTCTGGACACTTTTCTTTCGATGTGGGATGTTACAATCCCCCAACCTTAAGAACTAGTCATCCTCGGCTCTGATACTATATGTAAGGCCTGACCCACTCCCCCTTGCAGAATATTGTCCGCTATAGCTCAGCCCAGCCAGGCTTCCAcgcctcacggttttgttcctgaCAGCCCATGGACTCCAAAACACGTCCTGCAAGGTTAAGTACCAACTGCCTTAATATGCCATGGCTCTGGACACTCTTTTTTTGATGTGGGACATTACATGAGCTTCTTGATTAAGACTGGATTGAGGATTTTACGGGCTATGAGTTTGGGAAATTAACCAAAATTTAGGAGATTTgcttggatttttaaaaaaaactcatgttttttcatAATTGAAGATTGagctccataattttttttattcactttatataggatttttcactaattttagaAATGACTTAGtttatctcaaatatttttatttgtcattctttatataggattttttacatttatcttttttaaaataatttctattttttaatttaattaattaattaaataaatataaacatgagatgctcattttataatattttgtttagtttgcTTTCTAGGTTGTTGCTCTAGCATCGTGTGTGACCTCTTTCGGTATTGTCGTGCAACTTTtcataataacattaaaacTATCTTGGTGAGctctttttttatgatagaaCAATGTTCTTAACAgagcaaaattaaattttcaatgagcttttctttcttctccttttgaGTATGATATTgacatcttattttttatagataattattgttatttttctgctttatttaatgttgatgcctttttttaattatattattaaattaaccaaactTATTGAActtaatcaagttaattatCCGAGTctctgatttttctttcttttttaaaaacattgatATCACTTGAAcatccttttttatattaagaaaatttaattctACTCGTAGCATAGTGTGAGCCGCTTATCTAGTAGATACTAATATAACTCAACGatcataaaatcttaaattaaaaatataataaataaaatcttaaaaaatatttgattattataacttgttttatttatttttaaatgtgatCGGCATTATGTTAGCCtttacaattataatttaaaaaaataagttaaaaaatataaaatataggttttttttaaacacaattttttatcataatttgaaatgaaaaatcggtctaaataatacaaattaaacaACTTTAAAGTTATGATGAGGCGAAAAGCATTTTCAACTATACCTTGTACCAAACGGGGTCTAAAAATGAATAACCTTatcgtaaaataaaaaaaataatcgaagATGTCATAAAGCTTGATGATTTTGACAAGACACTTGTTCTTAGGTGGAGATACGTTTGCACTAACTTTATGATTTTAAGCTGCCACGCGTGTTAACATGGGTCTGCTTTTGCCAGGTAAgctaatttgaaattttgaagtCAAATTTCACGATTATTATCATTGTCAGCTGAAGcaatgaataattaataaaatattataaaaatgctatctacttattaaaaaaatgaaaaaaaaagggctagGATAGACTACAGAGGGACTACGCTATTGTCTTAATGTTTGATGGTGGCCCTGATATTGTTGCAAGCAGATAAttgttaaatattaattaaaaaagttaattacttGGGCAAATCGAGGAGTAAAGAGGATGATTAGGTGACGCCAGCGACCAATCATGCAGCAGCTACGGTTCATTCATGGAAGGGTGTGTGAACCTAACCGTTTCATTGAAACTCGCAAAccatttgaattgattttatcTGTGGAATGTTATATTCATATTATTGTAAATGTAATGTCATTTTCAACTCTGCTGAGTAATGTTTGGTACGATGGATAAAAAAAGACACTagataggattttttttttatttagtagttTGGTGTATCTTTAAAGGgtataaaaattagtttttctttttgtaggaGGGTTAAATCGGGtcaatgtaaaaataaagatgattattattataactttaaaatttaactaaaaagtTGACAAGGGATAAAGCTTGAGTCACAAATTGGGTTCATCGTTGACCCTGCACAaacttaaagataaaaatgattattattatagttttaaaacttgatttaggGATCGACCATAGGCAAGGCCTGGGTCACAAGTCAGATTGATCATCAACTCGAGTCAAcatcaagataaaaatgattattatcatagttttaaaatccaattcaAGATTGACCCATGACCGGACTTGGATCATGAATCAAGTTGATTATTGACTCGGGTCatcgtaaaaataaaaaaaaaatattattatagttgTAATACCTAACTAGGGAATTGACCTAAGGTAAAGTCTGTGTCACAAATTGGGTTGACAGTGAACCGAGTCAATGTAAAATGgtcattataataattttaaaactcaacttagAGGTCGACTCGAGACCCGAATCATGGGTCAGGTTGACCATTGACCCGAGTCAATGTAAAATGGTTATTATAATAGCTTTAAAACTTAACTCGGAAATCGACCTAGGGCCAATCCTGAGTCGTGGGTCGGGTTGATCATTGATCCATGTCACTGTAAAATGGTTGTTATAATAGTTTTACACCCATTTTGGGGGTTGACTCGGACTAGGCTTGAGTCACTATTAAGGTTGACCATAGACTCGGGTtaacataagaataaaaatgattatttttactatttcaaAACCCAATTAGGAGGTCACCCCAAGGCAAGGTCGAAATCACCAGGTTGAGATGGTCAACCTGGTTGACCCGGGACAACGTAAGAATAaatttggttattattatagttttgaaacctgaTTTATGGTTCGTTTTGGGGTAAGGCATGAGTCATGGGTTAGGAGAGTCAACATAAagataaaagtgattattatcgTAACTTTAAAACCCAACTTGGGGGTTGACTTAAACCAAAATCTAGGTCACAGGTTGGAAGGGTCAACCCATATTGACCGAAGTTAATGTAcgaataaaactaataattattatagtatTAAAACTTAACTCAAGGGTTGACCCAAGATAAGTCCTAAGTCGCGAGTCaagagggtaaaaaaaaaagaaccaaagcAATCTTATTttgaccaaattttttttataaaaagttggTGGAATTTTTACATGTGTTTTATCTTGGGTTGATCGGGTTGAAGGTCAGCCTGAGTTTTTGACTATGTCAGGTTGGATCAatccttcctctattttttattaaacctgGACTAGTCCATGTTCTAGGTCAATCGAGTCTCATCCAATGTCCACAAAAcataaaatgagataaaaattaTTCAGCCCATACCAAAACACACCAAATACAAGATAagacaattatttatttaatcatgtcTAGTCCAATCAATATTATCCAAGATACTAAACACTATTTAATTGTTTGTCTAATATGTTGAAattgatttctaaaaatttacctctaagaaaatattatttaattaagatattatttaatctTCAAATGTAAGTTAGTATCGAAtagaattaataatatattaaatattaatttattatgattatactgtatattttgtttgataattttttagataatattttatgtttttgaatttcttatattaaaagtatCTAACAATacttaaaatatcaatttaaaaatcttttaaataaaaatcattttttaaaatttatcccCAATCCCCAACACCAGCTATATTAtactaattttaattattttatgagtgAAGCaaaggatttttcttttcacatgATAATatcgatgaaaaaaatattataatgaatacagtttttgaagtttatatttttttttaagtaaaatgatcatctttttatacatcaaaatctaatatttttaatatagtatttaGTACTGtgagttatttttttggaataactcaatcaaaaattttattttattttatggcaACGCTTCCTTTCACATGAGTCTCAAATCTATCATTCACATTTTTACATGATAACACAttaagtgttaaaaaaaatagctacaaattgttttttcaaatatggttattttacaagaatataaaataatattatattataaaaaattgtgGAATCGTTAGATAATGTGGGATTTATCATGGATTCCATTAATATAATGTTCGAGGTTTTCTTATATTTCTTCTTGATCATCATTcctttagaatatttttaatttatctttgatatAATTTACCTGGTATTTAGATGTTTTTAcgatttttttatgaacttttaTTAActatgctatttgttttttgtttttttttttaattttaatgaggaaaaactataattaaaaaataaatttcaagcaTGAACAAATTTCAGCctttaaatcaaacaaaataggGAACCACACTTTATACATTTCAGCCTTTTATTTCTATACTTGATTGTTTTTTCCTGTTTGGTTATCTCTCTTAGCTCTATTAGGCAATTATAAGTCCTAGTTTTCTTGGTTGATTGCTTTATAACTTTCCTAGTTGTAACTTCTCTAGTcaatttgaatgttttttaaacttgGCTGATTTCCCTATATTGCTCCTACTTAGTCAACATGTgggtgtttatttatttttttgtaaacacATATCACtaagtatttattttcttaaatacaaaatattatttccttaatatcaaataagatataaatCAGTTGTAACATTCCAAGATTTCATATCTTTTAAATGTATCAAATAatcatattcatatatataaaataggctagaaatatttttttaaaatatgtgtgTCTGTTTTCCCTAAataatttagttgttttaacatataaaaatagcCTTAGAAACAGTTGGATCGTTTCTCCAAAATAGCTCATTTGCTTTAGCCTTcaaataatttcatctttttttggcATTCTGATCCTTTCTTTGATTCCTCATCATCCTTTGGTCTTGTTTAAGTCTGTATATGCTTATACCTAAGATTATACCCTGAAATAAGCACTTTGGTAGAGGAAATATTAATCTATGTCTTTATCCTCATATTACTAATTAATAAATgtcattttagaaaaataacctcttaaaataaagaatttatctacattaaaaaatttatctattaaaaaaaaagcaattaccAGAGTCTACCTTATATAAGGCTTTACTCAAAATTTTAACTCGCATTAAcacatataaaaacaacaataacaacccAAATCACATTCGACTCACACAACCAATACTTAGGTAACCTTTTATAAGCATATTAAATATCTACCAAATTTCCAATTCATTGCATTCTCATTATCAATAGGTAAGCTTCCTTATTCTATATTATACACATTAGGCTACCACCTTTATGTATGCATCAAGATCTTGTCAATTATATGTTcaatatttcatttcatttaatcATAGATCATACTTTTAAAGTTAACTGCATTcgtcaaattattttaatatcccTAGCTTGTTGtttatatcaattaaatattcatttactCATTCCAATGATCATAGCTATAACCCTATTCATAGAATCATTTCAATATCTTTTATAAGTCGCTTATATCAATCATATTCAATACTCATAGTTCAGGTTTTGACCTAAATATAGGTTCTTAAATATTGATTATTACATTGAACTCTTACTTAACTTTGATTATGGTTTCATTAACCCTAATCAATAAACTTAACTCATACTTAACTTCAATTATGTGTTTATTAAcattaatcaatatatttaattcatactttatttcttttatgggTTCGTTAACCCCATTCAATAAGTGTGGCTTATATATAAGGATGACCCTATTCATTTACTCAATTTAATATCCTTAACTCAAGCCTTAACTTAATCATAGGATTCatcaaatcattttcttaatcatGGTACATGCTGTAAGATGTCTAAATTCATTATTCAATTCCAATAATCATTAGGTATATGTATCCACTCcatcattttcattattatatttcaaTACTCATAA encodes:
- the LOC133671686 gene encoding zinc-finger homeodomain protein 9-like, with the protein product MDMTTTTTTPTNNNNTNNPTPKSPEAYTETPARIHDTKPLSFTNGVLKRHSPHHHHHHFSPSPIVIAYKECLKNHAATKGGHALDGCGEFMPSPTATHTNPTSLKCAACGCHRNFHRREPEDSPPHTATTTTIQYQSHHRHHPLPPPQAQPLHNGSPNSASPPPISSSYYPSAPHMLLALSGGVSGLNENANINVPPPVGSSPRKRFRTKFSQSQKERMYQFAERVGWKMQKRDEDLVQEFCNEVGVDRGVLKVWMHNNKNSLGKKEHLNGNNNDILRSNNLENSDNSNNETIKNITNGNNNSSEGLNHHHNHHHFENESHVGVHVGTNGSSSSS